DNA sequence from the Sardina pilchardus chromosome 23, fSarPil1.1, whole genome shotgun sequence genome:
gcagcatgggaacacccaggccaTAAGCCGcgactaatagttgggaaattacggtataatGCCTATCTATGTCCTCTAAAGAGTGCACACATATTCAAATACAGAACAATGTAGAATAATCTACTGCAAATGCTCCAATGTGAACCCCTTCTAAGTGTCCACCCACACCTCAACCAATGTGAACCCCTTCCACCCACAGCTCAACCAATGTGAaccccttctgtgtgtgtccacccaCAGCTCAACCTCACCTGAATGGTCATCGCTTCTCTGGAGCCCCGCACCTCTATGCGGGCCCTGTTCATAGAACCCAGGTCCATTAGAACCGGCCGGTCATTCTCGTCCAGCAGAACGTTTGTGGGCTTCAGGTCTCTGGTTAAGGAGAACGGGGGAAGAAAAATGATGGATGAGAGACAAGGGGTGAAGAGGTGAAAACACGGAGAGGGTTGAGCAGGGCAGATGAGATACCGTAAGGGTGGAGagtaaggcggggatcacactagccagcggcaagcggcaggtttcctattgttctctatggtccggcagcggaacggtgacaacgctggtgtaacgctagcgttgagcaaactgagagttgaacttggttcaactttgaagcgcaacgctcggctcatcacaatcagttttggaatgtttaggtattttaaccaatcagattcgtctaaggacgtagcaacaaatattgaacttaggaacgagatagaatgtttagatttattattatggtctgagcgttgcgttacgcttgccgctgccgcttgccgctggctaatgtgatccccgcctaaggCACACAACTGAAATAGGAAGCTGTGACAGAAAGAAGGGTGAATGGCCAACAGTTGTGCAGGACTGAATATGTGACAAAACTTATCCTCCCGCACCCAAGTAGGCTAGTGTAATTGTGGCTGAAAGCAGGCAGTAGATAGCCTCGGTCGTggtcgtgtatgtgtgtgaagaggaagGATACCTCTGCGTGAGGcctcagtcatgggtgtgtgtgtgtgtgtgtgtgtgtgtgtgtgtgtgtgtgtgtgtgtgtgtgtatgtgtaaaaggggggggggggtatgtgtgtaaagaaagagtgtgtgtgtatgtttgtgaatggaggtgggtacctgcgtaatgtgtatgtgtagtctTGGTcataggactgtgtgtgtgtgtgtgtgtgtgtgtgtgtgtaaaaggactCGCGTACCTGTGTGCGTAGCCTCGGTCATGGATGGCCTTGAGGCCGTCACAGATCCCCCTCAGGATGTAGATGATGCGACTCTCTGGCATGGAGCCGCTCTTGTCCCTCAACTTCTCCAGTGTTGACCACAGGCTtcccttctacacacacacacacacacacacacacacacacacacatttttattcacTGGGATTTACACGTATGATGCATATCATGGCAGAATCCAAGTATCCAAAAGAGATTCAAcagcagaatacacacacacacacacacacacacacacacaggatcccCCTAGTCTTACTTTACATTCTTCCACACTTTCACACTTCTGAAACTCAGTGAATATGTTGTCAGAAAGTTTAATCAGTTCCACCATTTTCACATTCCTTTTTTCTTATCGTGTTAGACTCCACTTGATGTTCTCAGCCTTTAGCTGGGTAAATAGGCTCGTCTGCATGACGTGCAGCGCATCAAAAGAGGCCATCACATCAGCACAGAGCCGAGGGAGGCAAGCTTTGAATCTAATATTAGAGATCCAAGataggcacaacacacacatacacaaacacagatacagactcacagacacacacacacacactttcatgttTGTTAGTAGCAGCTTCAGTCGACTTGATCTGCaggtagacaaacacacacacagacacacacactcagactcagcTAAAGATCACATTCCGtttgctcacacacagaaattcaGTCACTTGAACTCACTTCATTTACAATTTAGCACAGCCTCTATACTCACACtgagcaaagacacacacacacacacacacacacacacacacacacacacacacacatattaattcagagcagtctctctctatttgatgtgggagaaacacagacatattagcctttcattacatccactttacacacatacatcaaaaGTTGCTAGCTTTCAGTCTTTCAtgacatacacccacccacccacccacccacccacccacacacccacacacccacacacccagtcACAGGAAATCTCAGAGGGCCTTTGATGTATGATGCGAGGCCCTGTGCTAACTTGATGGGTGCCAGCCCCTTTTCACTTGCATGAAGTCATGCAATTTTTACTTTACCTTTTTTACTTACTTTACACGTAGCCTACTGTCAGAGCATGTTTAATGGTAGGCTaataggctacacctgcttgtCTTTAAGAGTGGAAACTGTATAGCCTATAACATTAGCTGAGTGAGTCACATAAATCTCGGGCCATAAGCCGTTTATCGTAGGCTAAATCACAAAATCTTATAAAATCGAAACTAAACTTGTGTAGACAAAGGTGAACACTTTCACCTTTCGCTAACTCAGCGATTAAATCATTGCAGGCCAGCTTACAGGTAACGTCTTTTTCAATTCATAGAAGGGCGAGCCCACATAGTCCGTCCTGTGACATGGAGGTGCacaaatagtttttaatttgaaTAGTTTCAACTTCAAAAAGCTTTGTTTACATGATGCCATAGTCACTGGGATCGCAATATCAAAGTTATTTTTTAGTTTAGTGCAGCTGTCCCCTTTGGAATTACATCCTTTACTACCCACAGCTCCTTGAAGAGGTACAGTGCATTTATGTCCTGGGTGTCGATGTTAATGTCCTTGTTGTCGATGGTAATGGTCGATGGTAATGGTCCCTCGAGAGCAAATACACAGAGCCTGTCCCATCGTCTTCctcaaaaaggaaaaaaaatggattttttttacagttttcagTGGTTGTGAATAgcaatatgagagagaaatgttGTGATCACTGATCATTGTTTTGGGATATTAAGCCCGTTATGCCTTTTCCAGAGGCGTCATTGAAGGAGATTGAAGACAAACGCCGTCACGTCAGGTAGCCTAAAGTTCATAATATGACTTCATGCTAGATTTTTTTGAGGGTTCTTAGTAATTATGAGGAACAATATTATGAGAAAGAAAATTGGTGATCACTGATCATTGTTTTAGGACGTTCAGCCACATTAAGCTTCATTGATCAATAAACGCTGAATGTCATCATTGGGCAGGTGAGAGGCCTATTAGATTCGAGGCGCTGAGCGACGGCCCAATTCACCCCCCCTGTGACGGCCCTGCAAGCACgtgtacacaggcacacaaacacactcacaccataaCACatgactcactctcacacacacactgtctctctccctcacactcacacacacacacacactccgaaacTCACGCTGACGTagggcagcagcagccaggCCTCCGTCTTGCCGCCGCGCTCCACGAAGGCGTGCCCGGTGAGGCGCAGGACGTTGGGGTGGTCGAACAGCCGGTGCATCTCCACCTCCGTCTGCGCCTCCTGCCGGCCCTCGCGGTCGTGGCACAGGATGCGCTTGAGCGCGTAGAAGCGCCCGTCGTGCGCGCCCTCCACCAGGTCCACGTAGCTGAAgccgctggaggaggaggaggggggagggggggacatgGAGGTGAGACATGGCATGGCATACCAAACAGGGCAGGACAGAGACCAGGAggagacaggggggggggggggggggggtgcccccccaacccccccagctACATTAGCTATTGACAGCTAGCTTAAAGAGGAATGTGAAGAATAAGACAGacataaaaacagcaacagaacaaacacaaacacacacacaccgcaacagaacaaacacagacagacacacagacagagagagagagacagacagccagacagtcacactctctcacacacacacacacacacacacacacacacacacacacacaatgtagcaGGAGAAGTGACAACCTGACTAAGACAGGAACGTAGCAATCTGACAGGAATGTAGcaatctgacagagagagatataagCATAACAACTCACCCCTCATCTAGCTTCTGGATGAAGTAGTATTTCTTGTTGTCGACGGTAATGGTCCCTCGAGAGCAAATACACAGAGCCTGTCCCATCGTCTCAGGGGCATTTCGTGGCAAGCTGACCAGGGGGAACGGACCAGCACTGGGCCAGAAGATAGAACAGCCACTGCTATTGACAGAGCTTCTCTGGAGCATCCTTCACACTCTCACTGAATGTAGCAATGCTAAAATAACACTGGATCGATAAAATCTACCATTTAACAGCACAGGAGCTGTTACTTCTTCAAGACTATACGACGTGTAAGATCTTCACTCGGTTCATTCTGTCAGTGGAAAAACAAGAGACTACGCACTCTGGGACTACTGGGTCGTGTCGTAGGGCTGCCTTAATTATTCAAGGAATGAACCAACGTCAGACTGCAAGGGTTTACCCCAACCGGTGAAAAAACGGTGCAGAGCGATGGCTCATCGCATCAAACCGGACCTGTCCCTCATTGGTTTAGAACCAGTGACGTTCGTTGGTGCATTGGTACTTCGACAGTGAATTAATCCATCGATTCTGGCTCAACGTATGGGCTGCAGCCTAGTAATAGAACAGCTACAAACAATTGCTTGCATATTTATCATTAGAAAAAGCTAGCTGAAACGAGCGAACGTATCGTGAAATGTGTCCAAAGACTACGTGGCACATAATGGTACAAATGGGACCCTGGTAAAGACGCCTAACAATTGTAGCTAGCATAGCTTAATGCGAGAAGACATTCAGAGGCGGCAAAGTATTTGAAGTTGAGCTTAACACAAAGCTTCCTTCTTTTATTTAACGTATTCGGGCGCCTTTGTGATTGCAGCATTCGGCATGAATATTTAACTTACAGAAATAGTTTACCTTAGAGAAGAAGCTTTCTGACGGTCTTCCTAGCGCTTTTCTCCCACACGTCCACACTACTTCCGTGTACATCAGACGTAAAATGTGACGCAGCTGCAGCCTCAATTAACTACTTCACCTCCGCcgagcataggcctacatgtaggcGACGTCAAATGGAAGATCGATTTCGTCAGGTCTATATGACTTCATATAATACATTTAACAAATCAAATGGATGCTGCACGGTGTTTCTACAGGTGGCAAAGTGATTTAATGTGTCCACCTTTATGAGCTACATTTTTCTGTGTAGGATTGCAAAGTAGTTCTATGACCAAGCAAACGTCCTGTTTTGGTGATCCTATTGTAGCCTATAGTGTATTAGGGCTGTGCATTATCTTTTTGCATGTATTTTTTCATTTTGGATTATatttaaaatgtacattttgaatatggatgatagttccaaaatcactgagtaatcatATTTAATAATAGTGATCTTAATATTGAACAAACgaataatgataatgatttttaccaTAATTGAGCAGCCttagtgcatgtatgtgttcaaAATTAAAGACTGGAATGACATAGTGCAAAATTATAGTGatcatttttaaaacattttatttacaAAGCCAAGACACCCCTCATAACAGCAACTTGGTTCTGCACAACTGGTTTCAAAAATAATTTATAAATGGGAATTACTGATAAGACAAACAGAAATTGCACACAACAATGACTGCAGTTTACACTAACAGCTTACTTCTTACAAAGTTCGCAACCTCAAAGGCCCCATGTATTGGTCGAAAGGCATTTTATTTTCAATGCAGGAAAGATGGGATTTGATTTCTGAACATATCACCACTGGTAAAGTAACATCATAGAAGCTTATTATTCAAGTCTAATAATAGAAAAGGGAAGACCTTTTATAATAGgtcaaatataaaataaaaatgacatgGAAATAGGGTACAGCCTTGCAATtaacacacagtgtgtgatgtATTGACAAGACAGTAGCTTGCTTTCTTTGGTAATGATGAAATGGGAGACTGGAGATCTTTCATCTCCAAAATGGCCAAACTGTGCAGTAGTAACCTCCCAGTGCTATGAAAGCATAGATGGAACTGATCCATGACCAGTCATGGGATGCCCGCTTCAATATCAGACGTCACTCTAATAttcttctccctcctcatcctcctcgaAGGAGTCAACGCCCACTTCTTCGTAATCCTTCTCCAGGGCGGCCATGTCTTCTCTGGCCTCAGAGAACTCGCCCTCCTCCATGCCCTCTCCCACATACCAGTGCACAAAGGCCCTCTTGGCGTACATCAGGTCGAACTTGTGGTCCAGGCGGGCCCAGGCCTCAGCAATGGCTGTGGTGTTACTGAGCATGCATACAGCCCTCTGCACTTTGGCCAGGTCTCCACCGGGCACCACTGTTGGAGGTTGGTAGTTGATGCCCACCTTGAAGCCTGTGGGGCACCAGTCCACAAACTGGATGCTCCTCTTGGTCTTGATGGCAGCGATGGCTACGTTGACGTCCTTGGGGACGACGTCTCCACGGTAGAGCAGGCAGCAGGCCATGTACTTGCCGTGACGCGGGTCGCACTTCACCATCTGGTTGGCGGGCTCAAAGCAGGAGTTGGTGATCTCAGCCACAGACAGCTGCTCGTGGTAGGCCTTCTCGGCAGAGATGACGGGGGCGTAGGTGGCCAGGGGGAAGTGGATGCGGGGGTAGGGCACCAGGTTGGTCTGGAACTCTGTCAGGTCAACGTTCAGAGCACCGTCGAAACGCAGGGACGCCGTGATGGAGGAGACAATCTGGCTGATCAGCCTGTTCAAGTTGGTGTAAGAGGGACGCTCAATGTCCAAGTTGCGACGGCAGATGTCGTAGATGGCCTCGTTGTCTACCATGAAGGCACAGTCGGAGTGCTCCAGGGTTGTGTGGGTGGTCAAGATGGAGTTGTAAGGCTCCACAACAGCAGTGGAAACCTGGGGTGCTGGGTAAATGGCAAACTCAAGCTTGGACTTCTTGCCAAAGTCAACAGAGAGGCGCTCCATTAGCAGGGAGGTGAAGCCAGAGCCGGTGCCCCCACCAAAGCTGTGGAATACCAAGAAACCTTGGAGTCCTGTGCACTGGTCAGCCTGTAAAAACACAGGAGAATATTTCCCACACGTTTTACAAAGTATAGCATTTTATTAGGTTTTAAGGAGACTTTTTTTTCCTAATATGGTAGATTGTTCACTCTCACAAACAAAAAGCCTTTTGTCTGATAATTACCCACAGTTTCCTGTGGGATTTTCCAGAGTAAAGGGGAATAATATTATCCAGGCTTGTAAAAAGGTCAGAATATCAGTGTCAGCTGTAGAACACTTATATTACGTCCTaatcaaagtaaaaataaaCTTTGCCTATCTaagtatttttttatgagagaCTCCTTATTTattacatatatatttatttaatttaccAGTTTACGGATGCGGTCTAGTACTGAGTCGATAATCTCTTTGCCGATGGTGTAGTGCCCACGGGCGTAGTTATTTGCTGCGTCCTCCTTCCCAGAGATGAGCTGTTCAGGGTGGAACAACTGACGGTAGCTGCCTGTACGAACTTCATCTGAAAAAGAAACACGTGGCATGCTTAACATTACAATTGACTAATTTAGCAGACTCTTTCAAGAGGCTTCTGGGAGAGGTGCACAGATGGAGATGTTTGTGTCAGTATTTGTGTTCAAACCCATGACCCTGGTATTAACATCTGGCTCCAATGATGAAGCAACACAAACAGGTGGCACTGTCTACAATGCATTTTGTATCATGTAAAATGTTGCCCGCTATTTCTCCTACTCATTTAAATCACAACTAAttcaaatgtgtgaatgtacaaACTACAGTCTTACCAATCACTGTTGGCTCCAGGTCGACAAAGATGGCACGTGGCACATACTTCCCAGCACCGGTATCACTGAAGAAGGTGGTGAAGGAGTCGTCATGCCCGCCAACGGGCTTGTGGCTGGGCATCTGGCCATCAGGCTGGATGCCATGCTCCAGACAGTAGAGCTCCCAGCAGGTGTTGCCCATCTGAACGCCCGCCTGGCCCACATGAACTGAGATACACTCACGCTGTGGAGAcaggaaagacacagagagatgagaacACCTGCAGCTTCATTTTATTTACCATCACTTTAGCACTGGCATACCCCAGAGAATTATTTAAAATCTTAGACATATAGTGTCGGCCTACACACAATAGGGTTTCTACTGCAAATTACATAGAATTTCCCAATTCATTCACAAATAAATtacattattattgttattacacTGGGCTATTGCAGATATCCTTTACTTTGCACTAGTTTGAGtgagatacatactgtacatgggtgGAATTTTAAAGATCTGGGTAGCCCAGTTACTCGAATATAGGCCTGAGAATGTTACGCAACCTTAATTAAATCTCCAACCTAGACATACCCTGACCTTGCACATTTGATGAATGATTCGGTGAAACTGTGCCTTAGTCTTAAACAACTCACGGTAACCTTGCTTTGTGGTGAATGCCTTTGGATGATTGAAAATGGATTATCAGATAAATATGTGTTATATTCCCAGGGTTCCTACACATTTTCCATTTCAAAATTCCATACTTTTCCCATACTAGtatccaaaatcattttgacgGCAAATAACCTCATAACATGTCGAACATCACTTCTGCTATTGCCCAAGCGGCCCTCTGGCAATTACcgaccttgcaactttctgtgTTCAGGTAGGAACACTGCCCTGTTGGCAGATCTTGTTTAGTGCTGCTGTAATATGCTACCATGTTGCAGAAGACTGACATAGGCGCCATAAGACCTACAGCTGTACACGTTTTGCCATTTTAGATCCATAGCTATTAGCTAACCGGCTTTATTATTGCCCATTATTGGATTTCTGTTGAAGAAGCACTGTGTAGAGGCCCCTGTAGTCAcaatacatttatatttttaCTCTGCCGTTTTATATAGCAAACTTCTTGCGacttctccccactgtacaCGATAGCAATGCTTTTGTGGTGGAGATGAAGGATTAAAGGATCTAATGACCCTTACagtaatgtttcacgattctaGCGAGAGTTGTCGGGCCACcgttcttgaagttgcatggctAGTCCTCGGTATTGACTCGCTACATGCCATGAACTATTTGCCTATTACAAGCTTGCTTTCCATCAATTGGCTTCTTAAAAGTTATACTAATGTGAAAATCTTGCACAGTGCACCTGTAGCAATGGTTCATTATGACCTGACTGAAGTGATTAGTGCTGTAGATGCAATAGTCTGGAAACACAAATATTTCTCAATACCCTCATTTCTTTTTTCCATATTTATCCAGACCTGGAAATGACTAAAGTTGTATTCCATACAATGTAGGAACCCTGTATTCCATGCAAAACCAGCTATTTCTAACATATCAGTTCAGCTCCCTACAGCTCATTGAACTGCCTTGCATAATATTTGCATAGGCAAGGGTCAGAGCCTCATTTGATAGACCTCTGGCTCTG
Encoded proteins:
- the stk16 gene encoding serine/threonine-protein kinase 16, producing MGQALCICSRGTITVDNKKYYFIQKLDEGGFSYVDLVEGAHDGRFYALKRILCHDREGRQEAQTEVEMHRLFDHPNVLRLTGHAFVERGGKTEAWLLLPYVSKGSLWSTLEKLRDKSGSMPESRIIYILRGICDGLKAIHDRGYAHRDLKPTNVLLDENDRPVLMDLGSMNRARIEVRGSREAMTIQDWAAQRCTISYRAPELFNVESQCIIDERTDIWSLGCVLYSMMMLEGPYDMVFQKGDSVALAVQNLVTIPQPCSYSQSLQGLLSSMMVPNPQERPDISWVLDQVQNLQNSTPAPADANRV
- the tuba8l2 gene encoding tubulin, alpha 8 like 2; translated protein: MRECISVHVGQAGVQMGNTCWELYCLEHGIQPDGQMPSHKPVGGHDDSFTTFFSDTGAGKYVPRAIFVDLEPTVIDEVRTGSYRQLFHPEQLISGKEDAANNYARGHYTIGKEIIDSVLDRIRKLADQCTGLQGFLVFHSFGGGTGSGFTSLLMERLSVDFGKKSKLEFAIYPAPQVSTAVVEPYNSILTTHTTLEHSDCAFMVDNEAIYDICRRNLDIERPSYTNLNRLISQIVSSITASLRFDGALNVDLTEFQTNLVPYPRIHFPLATYAPVISAEKAYHEQLSVAEITNSCFEPANQMVKCDPRHGKYMACCLLYRGDVVPKDVNVAIAAIKTKRSIQFVDWCPTGFKVGINYQPPTVVPGGDLAKVQRAVCMLSNTTAIAEAWARLDHKFDLMYAKRAFVHWYVGEGMEEGEFSEAREDMAALEKDYEEVGVDSFEEDEEGEEY